In a single window of the Agromyces sp. H17E-10 genome:
- a CDS encoding T6SS phospholipase effector Tle1-like catalytic domain-containing protein has product MKNIVMCFDGTGAQVRATRNSNVVLLYSMLDLSDPAKQVAYYDPGLGTQAAAGAWSPAARALSKLFGLAFGTGIRRNLGEAYLWLANNWVPGDRIYLFGFSRGAYTARALAGMLRNVGLVRPGSENLVEYVVATYTRRHDDRRRRPAAAADDAQEAAFWGDAHKTAELFGRPVDDEGRTTPPIAYLGLWDTVKSVGMLRWEVHWRDTNKLGMADHVRHALSIHEWRRPFLPAPVTPDPEAPRPRLEEMWFTGVHTDVGGGFPDDRLSRISLKWVVDGAIDDGILLAARGRNRYERSCRVEAGDVQGGVGAMSGWWRLLGVAHRRVPASAVVHESVRLRRDGGGRDLPEFGPGVTWGDTDWLTPREIAAPEAPEAPKALKAPKAADAAGALTAPGS; this is encoded by the coding sequence GTGAAGAACATCGTCATGTGCTTCGACGGCACCGGCGCGCAGGTCCGGGCGACGAGGAACTCGAACGTCGTGCTGCTCTACTCGATGCTCGACCTCTCCGATCCGGCGAAGCAGGTCGCCTATTACGACCCCGGCCTCGGCACGCAGGCCGCCGCGGGCGCCTGGTCGCCGGCGGCCCGTGCCCTGTCGAAGCTGTTCGGGCTCGCGTTCGGAACGGGGATCCGGCGCAACCTCGGTGAGGCGTACCTGTGGCTCGCGAACAACTGGGTGCCGGGCGATCGCATCTACCTCTTCGGCTTCAGCCGCGGCGCCTACACCGCACGGGCGCTCGCCGGCATGCTCAGGAACGTCGGCCTCGTGCGCCCCGGCTCGGAGAACCTCGTCGAATACGTGGTCGCCACCTACACCCGTCGCCACGACGACCGGCGGCGACGCCCGGCGGCCGCCGCGGACGACGCGCAGGAGGCGGCCTTCTGGGGCGACGCCCACAAGACCGCCGAGCTGTTCGGCCGGCCGGTCGACGACGAGGGCCGCACGACGCCGCCGATCGCCTACCTCGGCCTGTGGGACACGGTGAAATCGGTCGGGATGCTGCGGTGGGAGGTGCACTGGCGCGACACGAACAAGCTCGGCATGGCCGACCACGTGCGTCACGCGCTGTCGATCCACGAGTGGCGGCGCCCGTTCCTGCCTGCACCGGTCACGCCCGACCCCGAGGCGCCCCGGCCACGGCTCGAGGAGATGTGGTTCACGGGCGTGCACACCGACGTCGGCGGCGGCTTCCCCGACGATCGCCTCAGCCGCATCTCGCTCAAGTGGGTCGTCGACGGGGCGATCGACGACGGCATCCTGCTCGCCGCGCGCGGGCGCAACCGCTACGAGCGCAGTTGCCGCGTCGAGGCCGGCGACGTGCAGGGCGGCGTGGGAGCCATGAGCGGCTGGTGGCGGCTGCTCGGGGTGGCGCATCGCCGCGTCCCGGCATCCGCCGTCGTGCACGAGAGCGTGCGGCTGCGCCGCGACGGCGGCGGTCGCGACCTGCCGGAGTTCGGGCCCGGCGTGACGTGGGGCGACACCGACTGGCTGACACCCCGGGAGATCGCGGCGCCCGAGGCGCCCGAGGCGCCCAAGGCGCTCAAGGCGCCGAAGGCGGCGGATGCTGCCGGCGCCCTCACGGCTCCGGGATCGTGA
- a CDS encoding nitroreductase family deazaflavin-dependent oxidoreductase, with protein sequence MPIWAVIRHRGRKSGTAYETPIAVVPTTSSAIVMIGLPWGAHTNWARNVVAAGGATLRWKARDVEVVHPRIIDGAEAERLAKPAFRAVVKRFPAAIVLDRAAPPVE encoded by the coding sequence ATGCCGATCTGGGCGGTGATCCGCCACCGGGGTCGCAAGAGCGGCACCGCCTACGAGACGCCGATCGCGGTCGTGCCGACGACCAGCAGCGCGATCGTCATGATCGGACTGCCGTGGGGCGCGCACACGAACTGGGCGCGCAACGTCGTCGCCGCGGGCGGCGCCACCCTGCGCTGGAAGGCGCGCGACGTCGAGGTCGTGCACCCGCGCATCATCGACGGCGCCGAGGCCGAGCGCCTCGCGAAGCCGGCGTTCCGGGCCGTGGTCAAACGCTTCCCGGCGGCGATCGTGCTCGATCGGGCGGCGCCGCCGGTCGAGTAG
- the sigJ gene encoding RNA polymerase sigma factor SigJ — MTEFADLWIEHRRVVRDVAYRVLGSVADAEDVTQETYVRLLARGDEPLDDPRAWLVTVASRLSIDRLRAHERSRRAYVGPWLPEPIVTDERTLPEDRVTLDDSVRMALLVVLEQLTPAERTAFLLHDVFDLGFDQVADVLGVSPASARQSASRARRRIAAHGEARFSVDAGEARRLADRFARAAADGDLDGLISALATDARGHFDSNGFYPDASTEVVVGADSVARQLLRGVGGRGLDFETAEVNAAPGIVVRRRGRVVSVLALEFDGDRISAIHGVGNPKKLGHLQ, encoded by the coding sequence ATGACCGAATTCGCCGACCTCTGGATCGAGCATCGCCGCGTCGTGCGCGACGTCGCCTACCGGGTGCTCGGCTCGGTCGCCGACGCCGAGGACGTCACGCAGGAGACCTACGTGCGCCTGCTCGCCCGCGGCGACGAACCCCTCGACGACCCGCGCGCGTGGCTCGTCACGGTCGCGTCGCGGTTGTCGATCGATCGGTTGCGGGCGCACGAGCGCTCCCGTCGGGCCTACGTCGGCCCGTGGCTGCCCGAGCCGATCGTCACCGACGAGCGCACCCTGCCGGAGGACCGCGTCACCCTCGACGACTCGGTGCGCATGGCGCTGCTCGTCGTGCTCGAGCAGCTCACACCCGCCGAGCGCACGGCGTTCCTGCTGCACGACGTGTTCGACCTCGGCTTCGACCAGGTCGCCGACGTGCTCGGCGTGAGCCCCGCGAGCGCACGCCAGTCGGCGTCGCGGGCGCGCCGTCGCATCGCGGCGCACGGCGAGGCACGGTTCTCGGTCGATGCCGGCGAGGCCCGGCGACTGGCCGACCGGTTCGCCCGCGCGGCCGCCGACGGCGACCTCGACGGGCTCATCTCGGCGCTCGCGACCGACGCGCGCGGGCACTTCGACTCGAACGGCTTCTACCCGGATGCCTCGACCGAGGTCGTCGTCGGCGCCGACTCGGTCGCACGTCAGCTGCTGCGCGGCGTCGGCGGGCGAGGACTCGACTTCGAGACCGCCGAGGTCAACGCCGCACCGGGCATCGTCGTGCGCCGACGCGGACGCGTCGTCTCGGTGCTCGCGCTCGAGTTCGACGGCGATCGCATCTCGGCGATCCACGGCGTCGGCAACCCGAAGAAGCTCGGGCACCTGCAGTAG
- a CDS encoding TerC family protein produces the protein MDFSFALTPDLIAVFLTLFVLEIVLGVDNVIFISILASKLPKEQQAKARNLGLTLAMLIRVVLVFFAGWIITLKEDIVELWGMGFSVKDFILIAGGLFLVYKAVTEIHHKLEGAEEEHGVAPKRITFGSVLAQILALDVVFSLDSVITAVGMTENLVVIVTVVVLSFGIMLFAARFIFTFVNRHPTVKMLALSFLLLIGVFLIAEGFGAHIDKALIYMPMAFAILVEALNLIAASRKAKREQRRRQPVQLRPQYPAIDESAAVAAALSKGEPGAGSVGLSSRPVEGERDASEERAGLG, from the coding sequence GTGGACTTCTCCTTCGCCCTCACCCCCGACCTCATCGCCGTCTTCCTCACCCTGTTCGTGCTCGAGATCGTGCTCGGCGTCGACAACGTCATCTTCATCTCGATCCTCGCGTCGAAGCTCCCGAAGGAGCAGCAGGCGAAGGCCCGCAACCTCGGCCTGACGCTCGCGATGCTGATTCGCGTGGTGCTCGTCTTCTTCGCGGGCTGGATCATCACGCTCAAGGAGGACATCGTCGAACTGTGGGGCATGGGCTTCTCGGTGAAGGACTTCATCCTGATCGCCGGTGGCCTCTTCCTCGTCTACAAGGCGGTCACCGAGATCCACCACAAGCTCGAGGGCGCCGAGGAGGAGCACGGCGTGGCGCCGAAGCGCATCACGTTCGGGTCGGTGCTCGCGCAGATCCTCGCGCTCGACGTCGTCTTCTCGCTCGACTCGGTGATCACCGCGGTGGGCATGACCGAGAACCTCGTCGTCATCGTGACGGTCGTCGTGCTGTCGTTCGGCATCATGCTCTTCGCGGCGCGGTTCATCTTCACGTTCGTGAACCGCCACCCCACGGTGAAGATGCTCGCGCTCTCGTTCCTGCTGCTGATCGGCGTGTTCCTCATCGCCGAGGGCTTCGGCGCGCACATCGACAAGGCGCTCATCTACATGCCGATGGCGTTCGCCATCCTGGTCGAGGCGCTCAACCTCATCGCGGCGTCGCGCAAGGCCAAGCGCGAGCAGCGGCGCCGTCAGCCGGTGCAGCTGCGCCCGCAGTATCCGGCCATCGACGAGTCGGCCGCGGTGGCCGCGGCGCTCTCGAAGGGCGAGCCCGGTGCCGGTTCGGTCGGCCTGTCGAGCCGCCCGGTCGAGGGCGAGCGGGATGCCTCGGAGGAGCGCGCCGGCCTCGGGTGA
- a CDS encoding carboxymuconolactone decarboxylase family protein, translating into MTTQTRIPPTELTGVFGSVVKVAAKRMIGRVPDSMGVLAHHPALMRASMGIGRKIEALDELDANLASYAVMATAATIGCSWCLDFNYYKSHNEGLDEAKARQVPVWRESSVFTPLERDVMEYAEAMSQTPPAVTDELSAALLDALGPAALIELTAKVAFMNMSSRMNVALGIHSEGYADACELPPLATRAAASAPEATAPEVVGSAS; encoded by the coding sequence ATGACCACGCAGACCCGCATCCCGCCGACCGAGCTCACGGGCGTCTTCGGCAGTGTCGTGAAGGTGGCCGCCAAGCGCATGATCGGCCGGGTGCCCGACTCGATGGGCGTGCTCGCGCACCACCCCGCGCTCATGCGGGCGTCGATGGGCATCGGCCGCAAGATCGAGGCGCTCGACGAGCTCGACGCGAACCTCGCGAGCTACGCCGTGATGGCGACCGCCGCGACCATCGGCTGCAGCTGGTGCCTCGACTTCAACTACTACAAGTCGCACAACGAGGGGCTCGACGAGGCGAAGGCCCGGCAGGTGCCGGTGTGGCGCGAATCGTCGGTGTTCACGCCGCTCGAGCGCGACGTCATGGAGTACGCCGAGGCGATGAGCCAGACTCCGCCCGCCGTGACCGACGAACTGTCGGCCGCGCTGCTCGACGCGCTCGGCCCGGCCGCGCTCATCGAGCTCACCGCGAAGGTCGCGTTCATGAACATGAGCTCGCGCATGAACGTCGCGCTCGGCATCCACTCGGAGGGCTACGCCGACGCGTGCGAGCTGCCGCCGCTCGCGACGCGGGCAGCGGCGTCGGCGCCCGAGGCCACCGCACCCGAGGTCGTAGGCTCGGCATCATGA
- a CDS encoding MBL fold metallo-hydrolase, translating to MSTHDTTVSVRMYNVGFGDAFLITVDDDDTAWRMLVDCGVHSHGRFKVDGRSREIGETVSTIVSDLRSASTNGDPPRLDVVVATHRHTDHVSGFADAEWDAVEVGEVWVSFVEDPDDTDAVALRTGQVESAEAIHAAARTLAASDRPGRDSHRRALAEALALNSMFDGPNRKAMSRLLSAGDGRFAGDPRVRFLPDLEPDRNRIATSVAGASVTVLGPSRDPADLKRMDPPKKDHWIAYADALDPEKPHAPLPLFAPSFAVEAGAITAGLSDDPTLAALLEVADDADLDELGSELDPLLAAAAVLERAVNNTSVFFVLDVHGHRLLFVGDSQEGAWRHVLDDPAARTHLDGLIFYKIGHHGSHNATPRRFVDEVLAHQPVYAMLPWGSVPEWDDTIPEPHLISALGDTAAKIVRADALIDDPIVTQDPEKRWTQITFTIPEP from the coding sequence ATGAGCACGCATGACACCACGGTCAGCGTGAGGATGTACAACGTCGGGTTCGGCGATGCCTTCCTCATCACCGTCGACGACGACGACACCGCCTGGCGCATGCTCGTCGACTGCGGTGTGCACTCGCACGGGCGGTTCAAGGTCGACGGTCGGTCACGCGAGATCGGCGAGACGGTCTCGACGATCGTCTCCGACCTGCGCTCGGCGTCGACCAACGGCGATCCGCCCCGTCTCGACGTGGTCGTCGCGACTCACCGCCACACCGACCACGTGAGCGGCTTCGCCGACGCCGAATGGGACGCGGTCGAGGTCGGCGAGGTGTGGGTGTCGTTCGTCGAAGACCCCGACGACACCGACGCGGTCGCGCTGCGCACCGGTCAGGTCGAGAGTGCGGAGGCGATCCACGCCGCCGCGCGCACCCTCGCGGCGAGCGATCGGCCGGGCCGTGACTCGCACCGGCGCGCACTCGCGGAGGCGCTCGCGCTGAACTCGATGTTCGACGGACCCAATCGCAAGGCGATGTCGCGCCTGCTCAGCGCCGGTGATGGTCGGTTCGCCGGCGACCCGAGGGTCCGGTTCCTCCCCGACCTCGAGCCCGATCGCAACCGCATCGCGACGTCGGTGGCGGGCGCGTCCGTCACCGTGCTGGGTCCGTCGCGCGACCCGGCCGACCTCAAGCGGATGGATCCGCCGAAGAAGGACCACTGGATCGCGTACGCCGACGCCCTCGACCCCGAGAAGCCCCATGCGCCGCTTCCGCTCTTCGCCCCGTCGTTCGCGGTCGAGGCGGGCGCGATCACGGCCGGTCTGTCGGACGACCCGACGCTCGCGGCCCTGCTCGAGGTCGCGGATGACGCCGACCTCGACGAGCTCGGCTCGGAGCTCGATCCGCTGCTCGCCGCCGCCGCCGTGCTCGAGCGAGCGGTCAACAACACGAGCGTGTTCTTCGTGCTCGACGTGCACGGGCATCGGCTGCTGTTCGTGGGCGACTCGCAGGAGGGCGCCTGGCGGCACGTGCTCGACGACCCCGCCGCCCGAACGCACCTCGACGGGCTGATCTTCTACAAGATCGGGCACCACGGCTCCCACAATGCGACGCCCCGGCGGTTCGTCGACGAGGTGCTCGCGCACCAGCCCGTCTACGCGATGCTGCCGTGGGGGTCGGTGCCCGAGTGGGACGACACCATTCCCGAACCGCACCTCATCTCGGCGCTCGGCGACACGGCGGCGAAGATCGTGCGGGCCGACGCGCTCATCGACGACCCCATCGTGACCCAGGACCCCGAGAAGCGGTGGACCCAGATCACGTTCACGATCCCGGAGCCGTGA
- a CDS encoding nitroreductase/quinone reductase family protein: protein MAFDTPNGTRGAHQPARNRFERWANRRFAERIRRKGDRSGTKLALVTIGRRSGLERVTPVRWFPANGGGARYIVASANGAARNPAWYYNIAEHPDRVRIEFAGRRIEVTAEQLHGEERAAAWKQITAAAHGFSKYEQVTDREIPVIKLTPRTDGGAARSVG from the coding sequence ATGGCGTTCGACACCCCGAACGGCACCCGAGGGGCGCACCAACCGGCTCGCAATCGCTTCGAGCGCTGGGCCAATCGGCGATTCGCCGAGCGCATCCGCCGCAAGGGCGACCGGAGCGGCACGAAGCTCGCGCTCGTCACGATCGGCCGCCGCTCGGGTCTCGAGCGCGTGACTCCCGTGCGGTGGTTTCCCGCGAACGGCGGCGGTGCGCGCTACATCGTGGCCTCGGCGAACGGCGCCGCGCGCAACCCGGCCTGGTACTACAACATCGCGGAGCATCCCGACCGGGTGCGCATCGAGTTCGCCGGCCGACGCATCGAGGTCACGGCCGAGCAGCTGCACGGGGAGGAGCGCGCCGCCGCCTGGAAGCAGATCACGGCGGCGGCGCACGGATTCTCGAAGTACGAGCAGGTCACCGATCGGGAGATCCCCGTCATCAAGCTGACCCCGCGCACCGACGGCGGCGCGGCGCGGTCGGTCGGCTGA
- a CDS encoding ROK family transcriptional regulator, translating into MSTVTPQRKHDLQRRFASTGVVDAQTAIRRENLLRALSLIAREPAPVTRAVIARQTGLTSATASSLVAELIELGLVTETGQAESTGGKRATSLAIDTSTHLIAVAVVRTRAIDAALVDLAGRTVANSRVELTGKVETSAVVDAVRALADGVESRLLAACVQVPGVTNDGVVVDSVQLDWYAVPVASILEEAIGVPTSVVNDVDAEALTEAADAADGAVRLVVHLGEGVGAAVTNGGALMAGATGRAGEIGHVRVVFEGSRAICRCGLSGCLESAASMSAMLGDAYTDELDEHDTSLLASTAESRERMAFGARALSRALRIMAALLDPQEVVIAGAAPALGPHFLGTLRDEFEMYPAKGTAPVPIRYGRPELGRHLGPARSALAPILGDALPLTERAS; encoded by the coding sequence GTGAGCACCGTGACCCCGCAGCGCAAGCACGACCTCCAGCGTCGGTTCGCGAGCACGGGCGTCGTCGACGCACAGACGGCGATCCGTCGTGAGAACCTGCTGCGCGCGTTGAGCCTCATCGCCCGCGAACCCGCCCCGGTCACGCGGGCGGTCATCGCCCGGCAGACCGGCCTCACCTCGGCGACCGCCTCGTCGCTCGTCGCCGAGCTCATCGAGCTGGGCCTCGTCACCGAGACCGGCCAGGCCGAGAGCACGGGCGGCAAGCGGGCGACGAGCCTCGCGATCGACACGAGCACGCACCTCATCGCGGTCGCGGTCGTGCGCACCCGTGCGATCGACGCCGCGCTCGTCGACCTCGCCGGTCGCACGGTGGCGAACAGCCGGGTCGAGCTCACGGGCAAGGTCGAGACCTCGGCCGTCGTCGATGCGGTGCGCGCGCTCGCCGACGGCGTCGAGTCGCGCCTGCTCGCCGCGTGCGTGCAGGTGCCCGGCGTCACGAACGACGGCGTCGTCGTGGACAGCGTGCAGCTCGACTGGTACGCCGTGCCCGTCGCGAGCATCCTCGAGGAGGCGATCGGCGTGCCGACCTCGGTCGTCAACGACGTCGACGCCGAGGCGCTCACCGAGGCGGCCGACGCCGCCGACGGCGCGGTCCGGCTCGTCGTGCACCTCGGCGAGGGTGTCGGCGCCGCGGTCACCAACGGCGGCGCGCTCATGGCCGGCGCGACCGGCCGTGCGGGTGAGATAGGTCACGTGCGCGTCGTCTTCGAGGGCAGCCGGGCGATCTGCCGGTGCGGTCTGTCGGGATGCCTCGAGTCGGCGGCCTCCATGAGCGCGATGCTCGGCGACGCCTACACCGACGAGCTCGACGAGCACGACACGAGCCTGCTCGCGTCGACCGCCGAGTCGCGCGAGCGCATGGCGTTCGGAGCCCGCGCGCTCTCACGGGCGCTGCGCATCATGGCGGCGCTGCTCGACCCGCAGGAGGTCGTCATCGCCGGCGCCGCCCCGGCGCTCGGCCCGCACTTCCTCGGCACGCTGCGCGACGAGTTCGAGATGTATCCCGCGAAGGGCACGGCGCCGGTGCCGATCCGGTACGGACGACCCGAGCTCGGCCGCCACCTCGGCCCGGCCCGCTCGGCGCTCGCGCCGATCCTCGGCGACGCGCTGCCGCTCACCGAGCGCGCGTCGTAA
- a CDS encoding gluzincin family metallopeptidase produces MTPTSEMPLIQLPDRRRLRAYAFDPMSSRLGGSTLNLDIPFERGLRPGPMGQLIQVVDYDPTRRVLYHPVDLDHPAILAQGGLAPSERDPRSHQQIVYGVAMSVIERFERFLGRRFEWRGSKPLRLVPHAFEGRNAYFDPKRRAVLFGYFLADDEPGANLPRQLVFTCLSTDIIAHEVTHALVDRLREYFTEATNPDVFAWHEAFADLVALFHHFAFADIVAGAVASSQADLRSADALLDLAKEFGATTARGKALRSALDSKRTPAAFAAAVEPHERGAFFVTAVFEAFLDVYRSSTADLRRIASGGTGVLPPGALHPDLVNRVAVEAVRNADRLLGMVVRAFEYLPVVDVTFGDVVRAIVTADRALYPGDAMRLRATLVESLRQRGIYPDSVASLADEALAWPDPPIPLTLEDGPLVQLETLVVTTTLDLDVHGTSADVPWGRIATSLEAWGAANADALGLDPGHDVDMMGAHVSYLSAADRQPRPIFVIQFVQRRDDLEATVDTNGMPLRAACTVIARVDGVVEAIVTKPLPRSSPLPEDEPLRGFAEQQHEVGTRRLARMLDFADGIVDDDPLAAWLPNAALRIDFAHLHLAADAASEPENEPEPSPANGPAPTTEQAHEHA; encoded by the coding sequence ATGACGCCGACGAGCGAGATGCCGCTGATCCAGCTGCCCGACCGACGGCGGTTGCGCGCCTACGCGTTCGACCCGATGTCGAGCCGCCTCGGCGGGTCGACCCTCAACCTCGACATCCCGTTCGAGCGCGGGCTTCGTCCCGGGCCGATGGGCCAGCTGATCCAGGTCGTCGACTACGACCCGACCCGCCGTGTGCTCTACCACCCGGTCGACCTCGACCACCCCGCGATCCTCGCCCAGGGCGGGCTCGCCCCGTCGGAGCGCGACCCCCGTTCGCACCAGCAGATCGTGTACGGCGTCGCGATGAGCGTCATCGAGCGCTTCGAGCGGTTCCTCGGGCGGCGCTTCGAGTGGCGCGGCAGCAAGCCCCTGCGACTCGTGCCGCACGCGTTCGAGGGCCGCAACGCGTACTTCGATCCGAAGCGGCGTGCCGTGCTGTTCGGGTACTTCCTCGCCGACGACGAACCCGGTGCGAATCTGCCGCGCCAGCTCGTGTTCACGTGCCTCTCGACCGACATCATCGCCCACGAGGTCACGCACGCCCTCGTCGACCGGCTGCGCGAGTACTTCACCGAGGCGACGAACCCCGACGTCTTCGCATGGCACGAGGCGTTCGCCGACCTCGTCGCCCTGTTCCACCACTTCGCGTTCGCCGACATCGTCGCCGGTGCGGTGGCGTCGTCGCAGGCGGACCTCCGATCGGCCGACGCCCTCCTCGACCTCGCGAAGGAGTTCGGTGCGACCACCGCGCGCGGCAAGGCCCTGCGCAGCGCGCTCGACTCGAAGCGCACCCCGGCCGCGTTCGCCGCCGCGGTCGAGCCGCACGAACGCGGCGCGTTCTTCGTCACCGCCGTGTTCGAGGCGTTCCTCGACGTGTACCGGTCGAGCACCGCCGACCTCCGGCGCATCGCGAGCGGAGGCACAGGCGTGCTCCCGCCCGGCGCCCTGCACCCCGACCTCGTCAACCGGGTCGCCGTCGAAGCGGTGCGCAACGCCGACCGCCTGCTCGGCATGGTCGTGCGGGCGTTCGAGTACCTGCCCGTCGTCGACGTCACCTTCGGCGACGTCGTGCGGGCGATCGTCACCGCCGACCGCGCCCTCTACCCGGGCGACGCGATGCGGCTCCGGGCTACGCTCGTCGAGTCGCTGCGGCAGCGGGGCATCTACCCCGACTCGGTCGCCTCCCTCGCCGACGAGGCGCTCGCGTGGCCGGATCCGCCGATCCCGCTGACGCTCGAGGACGGCCCGCTCGTGCAGCTCGAGACCCTCGTGGTGACGACGACCCTCGACCTCGATGTGCACGGCACCTCCGCCGACGTGCCGTGGGGGCGCATCGCGACCTCGCTCGAGGCGTGGGGCGCGGCGAACGCCGACGCGCTCGGACTCGACCCCGGGCACGACGTCGACATGATGGGCGCGCACGTCTCGTACCTGTCGGCCGCCGACCGGCAGCCACGGCCGATCTTCGTCATCCAGTTCGTGCAGCGGCGCGACGACCTCGAAGCGACCGTCGACACGAACGGGATGCCACTCCGGGCGGCCTGCACCGTCATCGCCCGCGTCGACGGGGTGGTCGAGGCGATCGTGACGAAGCCGCTCCCGCGGTCGAGCCCATTGCCCGAGGACGAGCCCCTCCGCGGGTTCGCTGAGCAGCAGCACGAGGTCGGCACCCGGCGGCTCGCCCGCATGCTCGACTTCGCCGACGGCATCGTCGACGACGACCCACTCGCCGCGTGGCTGCCGAACGCCGCCCTCCGCATCGACTTCGCCCACCTGCATCTCGCGGCGGATGCGGCATCCGAACCCGAGAACGAGCCGGAGCCGTCGCCCGCCAACGGCCCGGCACCCACCACGGAGCAGGCTCATGAGCACGCATGA
- a CDS encoding RNA polymerase sigma-70 factor, whose amino-acid sequence MTDDPFVTHRSLLFTVAYEMLGSAADAEDVLQEAWLRWSTVDRSQVRDERAYLVRIVTRQALNHLRTLARRRESYVGEWLPEPLLTSPDVADDVELAENVSIAMLTVLETLGPTERAVFVLREVFDVSYDEIADAVGKTPAAVRQIAHRAKEHVSARRPRIAVDRAEQEAVITRFMHAVNSGDLQGLMDVLAPDVVSVADGGGFVRGAARHPIVGADKIARYLLGGLAKLGLPFEARPTWVNGHPALRGEIDGSLAGAICFEIEDGRITRIFSIANPYKLGRLDEEAELAR is encoded by the coding sequence ATGACCGACGATCCGTTCGTCACCCATCGCAGCCTGCTCTTCACCGTCGCGTACGAGATGCTCGGGTCGGCGGCCGACGCCGAGGACGTGCTGCAGGAGGCGTGGCTGCGCTGGAGCACGGTCGACCGCTCCCAGGTGCGCGACGAGCGCGCGTACCTCGTGCGCATCGTCACCCGTCAGGCACTCAACCACCTGCGCACGCTGGCCCGGCGCCGCGAGTCGTACGTGGGCGAGTGGCTGCCCGAGCCGCTGCTGACGAGTCCGGATGTCGCGGACGACGTCGAGCTCGCCGAGAACGTGTCGATCGCGATGCTCACGGTGCTCGAGACGCTCGGCCCGACCGAACGCGCGGTGTTCGTGCTGCGCGAGGTCTTCGACGTCTCATACGACGAGATCGCCGACGCCGTGGGCAAGACGCCGGCCGCGGTGCGCCAGATCGCGCACCGGGCGAAGGAGCACGTCTCGGCCCGCCGTCCGCGCATCGCGGTCGACCGGGCCGAGCAGGAAGCCGTGATCACCCGGTTCATGCACGCGGTGAACTCGGGCGACCTGCAGGGCCTCATGGACGTGCTCGCGCCCGACGTCGTCTCGGTCGCCGACGGCGGCGGGTTCGTGCGGGGTGCGGCGCGGCATCCGATCGTCGGTGCCGACAAGATCGCACGCTACCTGCTCGGCGGCCTCGCGAAGCTCGGGCTGCCGTTCGAGGCGCGGCCGACGTGGGTCAACGGGCATCCGGCGCTGCGTGGCGAGATCGACGGGTCGCTCGCCGGCGCGATCTGCTTCGAGATCGAGGACGGTCGCATCACCCGCATCTTCTCGATCGCGAACCCCTACAAGCTCGGCCGCCTCGACGAGGAGGCCGAGCTCGCGCGGTGA